In Rubripirellula tenax, the following are encoded in one genomic region:
- a CDS encoding cytochrome c3 family protein, which produces MPKLIVFVLALLLCLVSGCADKSIQEKGESVSKELDVMVEVAALPDPMAPPDPMAPPDPMAPPHVAARLISAIPTVVPAKGYVGSESCVSCHAEQHQSWHYSYHRTMTQPINESTAPEAIKGDQTINVEGETFRFEQSDGEFFIRMIDSRSGLAPLSRLVMMTGSHHMHVFWYEQVDVPKTPKLLPFTYLIDQERWVHRRAAFLRPPELEYDLDAGCWNSTCIHCHSTHPRQQVTSGRSVTDSRIWNSEVVDFGISCEACHGPGEQHIQVHNEASKNGGVDRIVDPMKLDVQEQRDVCARCHSIGFIMPRDTQVFYNDGPAFRPGQVNKDVNEYRVVRMSREHLRNPDLATWLRIEGPMAPSDNFWPDGQTRVSGRAYNGMIESECAQESDMTCLTCHTMHETNEERMEEWRDDQLKPGMRGDESCFQCHEAYRELGSKHTHHPIESSGSRCANCHMPHTVYGLLKTIRSHTISSPSALSVIQTTRPSACNLCHLDQSLGETAGHLAQWYGHKVPKLTDEEATVSLAVLQLLKGDASQRVLQVAAMERTDAREASGTEWLRPYLLIGLSDTYAAIRLISERVYGTLPDAEPLAFDFATPADERLRQIAELLREIREHERFAPNAELLVDEDGKIDTERLDQLMKSRNQRPVTLQE; this is translated from the coding sequence GTGCCAAAGTTGATTGTTTTCGTTCTAGCTCTTCTTCTGTGCCTGGTATCGGGGTGCGCTGACAAGTCGATTCAAGAGAAAGGCGAATCCGTTTCGAAGGAGCTTGATGTGATGGTGGAGGTAGCGGCCCTGCCTGATCCCATGGCCCCGCCTGATCCCATGGCCCCGCCTGATCCCATGGCCCCGCCTCACGTTGCCGCACGCTTGATTTCCGCCATCCCCACAGTTGTTCCCGCGAAAGGTTATGTCGGATCTGAATCTTGTGTGAGCTGCCATGCCGAGCAGCATCAGTCGTGGCACTACTCGTACCACCGAACAATGACGCAGCCGATCAACGAATCGACTGCTCCTGAGGCAATCAAAGGCGACCAAACTATCAATGTCGAGGGTGAGACATTTCGCTTTGAACAGTCTGACGGCGAATTCTTCATTCGAATGATTGATTCACGAAGCGGTCTTGCGCCGCTGTCTCGTCTTGTGATGATGACGGGTTCGCACCATATGCACGTGTTTTGGTACGAGCAAGTCGACGTCCCCAAAACACCGAAGTTGCTTCCTTTTACCTATCTCATTGACCAAGAGCGTTGGGTTCATCGCCGAGCTGCTTTCCTTCGACCTCCCGAGCTCGAGTACGATCTGGATGCTGGCTGTTGGAACTCGACGTGTATTCATTGCCACTCCACTCATCCTCGACAACAAGTCACCTCTGGGCGAAGTGTGACCGATTCCCGAATTTGGAATTCGGAGGTTGTTGATTTTGGAATTTCTTGCGAGGCCTGTCACGGTCCGGGTGAGCAACACATCCAGGTGCATAACGAGGCTTCCAAGAACGGCGGCGTCGACCGCATCGTCGATCCAATGAAACTCGATGTCCAGGAACAACGTGATGTATGCGCGCGATGTCACTCCATCGGGTTTATCATGCCGCGTGACACGCAAGTGTTTTACAACGACGGGCCGGCTTTTCGCCCTGGGCAAGTCAACAAGGACGTGAACGAATATCGCGTGGTTCGTATGAGTCGCGAGCACTTGCGGAATCCTGATCTCGCAACGTGGCTTAGGATCGAGGGGCCCATGGCGCCGAGTGACAATTTCTGGCCTGATGGGCAGACGCGTGTTTCAGGACGCGCCTACAACGGGATGATTGAATCCGAATGCGCTCAAGAAAGTGACATGACCTGCCTCACGTGTCACACCATGCATGAAACCAACGAAGAACGAATGGAAGAGTGGCGAGACGATCAATTGAAACCAGGCATGCGAGGGGACGAGTCCTGCTTTCAGTGCCACGAAGCCTACCGCGAACTGGGGTCGAAGCACACGCATCATCCGATCGAATCAAGTGGCAGCCGTTGCGCCAACTGTCATATGCCGCATACCGTGTATGGTCTCTTGAAAACGATCCGTTCTCACACCATTTCGAGCCCTAGCGCACTTTCGGTCATACAAACGACGCGCCCCTCAGCCTGCAACCTTTGCCATTTGGATCAATCCTTAGGAGAGACTGCCGGACACTTGGCACAATGGTATGGTCACAAAGTGCCTAAACTGACCGACGAAGAAGCAACCGTTTCGCTGGCAGTGCTGCAACTCCTCAAGGGTGACGCTTCGCAGCGTGTGCTGCAGGTCGCGGCGATGGAACGCACCGATGCGCGAGAAGCGTCGGGAACCGAGTGGCTTCGCCCCTATTTGCTTATTGGACTGTCAGACACGTACGCCGCGATCCGACTCATATCGGAGCGTGTTTACGGTACGCTACCCGACGCGGAGCCTCTGGCTTTCGATTTTGCAACACCTGCTGACGAGAGACTGCGACAGATCGCTGAGTTACTTCGAGAAATTCGCGAGCACGAACGCTTCGCTCCCAATGCAGAATTGCTAGTCGATGAGGATGGGAAGATTGACACCGAACGCTTGGATCAACTGATGAAATCCCGCAATCAGCGTCCAGTCACTTTGCAAGAATAG
- a CDS encoding sulfatase-like hydrolase/transferase, which yields MSIPMKSSALHSLSHVVVLALTSLVLAKAAPLGASEGKPNFIFVIADDQRWDAMGVVQREHGENGRYPWFETPSMDRLAAEGVRFRNAFITHSICSPGRAGFLTGQYTHVNGVMDNVTHLPVNSITHATLLRDAGYQTAYFGKWHMFDQTGPRPGFQHSASFINQGIYQDCPFEINGVMTSTNGWVDDVSTDLAIDWLTANHDRPFSMVLGFKSPHNRRGDTNLPERLRHLYEGKTTRPTPNVALAAIYHKALTAEDVGKERGLSANSVHLDYLRHIKGIDENLGRLLDGLDELKLAEDTVVVYSSDNGYFLGERGLGDKRALYEEGLRLPFLVRYPRLFPKGKLVDEMVLNVDLAPTFLDLAGIPAHPGMHGTSFKELAEGKKVDSWRNSFLAYYRKELGDTPTCHGIRTDAAKMIVYPGRPDWTEVFDLKNDPYELQNLPADGPLAIQLKSELDKQMTALQFKPLKP from the coding sequence ATGAGCATTCCTATGAAATCGTCTGCCCTGCATTCGTTAAGTCATGTCGTCGTTTTGGCGCTGACCTCTCTCGTTCTCGCCAAAGCTGCTCCGCTGGGTGCTTCCGAGGGTAAGCCTAACTTCATATTTGTTATCGCCGACGACCAACGCTGGGATGCGATGGGTGTCGTACAGCGTGAGCACGGAGAGAACGGTCGGTACCCATGGTTTGAAACGCCGTCGATGGATCGTCTCGCTGCCGAAGGTGTCCGATTTCGCAATGCCTTCATCACCCATTCGATCTGTTCGCCCGGTCGAGCCGGATTTCTGACCGGGCAATACACTCACGTGAACGGGGTGATGGACAATGTAACCCATCTTCCTGTTAACTCGATCACGCACGCGACTCTTCTGCGTGACGCGGGCTACCAAACGGCCTACTTTGGCAAGTGGCACATGTTTGACCAAACCGGACCCCGACCGGGCTTTCAGCATTCGGCCAGCTTCATCAACCAGGGGATCTATCAAGATTGCCCGTTTGAAATCAACGGCGTCATGACCTCTACCAATGGCTGGGTGGACGATGTCTCCACAGACCTCGCCATCGATTGGCTCACGGCAAACCATGACCGACCCTTCTCGATGGTCCTAGGTTTCAAGAGTCCACACAATCGTCGTGGGGATACTAATTTACCAGAGCGATTGCGTCATCTTTATGAAGGTAAAACCACGCGTCCCACCCCTAATGTCGCGTTGGCCGCCATCTATCACAAAGCACTTACCGCCGAAGACGTTGGAAAGGAACGCGGACTTTCCGCCAACTCGGTCCATCTAGACTATTTACGTCATATCAAGGGCATCGACGAAAACCTTGGGCGTCTTCTCGACGGGCTCGACGAACTTAAGCTTGCTGAAGACACGGTTGTCGTCTATTCGAGCGACAATGGATATTTCCTCGGCGAACGCGGTCTGGGTGACAAACGGGCACTCTACGAGGAAGGTCTGCGACTGCCGTTTCTGGTCAGGTACCCGCGACTGTTTCCAAAAGGAAAATTAGTTGATGAGATGGTTCTTAACGTCGACCTTGCGCCTACTTTTCTGGACCTTGCCGGAATCCCGGCCCATCCCGGCATGCATGGCACGAGTTTCAAAGAACTGGCCGAAGGCAAAAAAGTCGACTCATGGCGCAACTCGTTTCTCGCGTACTACCGCAAGGAATTGGGTGACACTCCGACATGTCATGGCATCCGCACTGACGCCGCCAAAATGATCGTCTATCCAGGCCGTCCTGACTGGACGGAAGTCTTCGACTTAAAGAACGATCCCTACGAGTTACAAAATCTGCCAGCAGACGGGCCACTAGCAATCCAACTGAAGTCAGAACTCGATAAGCAGATGACAGCGTTACAATTCAAGCCTCTGAAACCTTAG
- a CDS encoding DUF1559 domain-containing protein — protein sequence MVNISKKRGFTLVELLVVIAIIGVLVGLLLPAVQAAREAARRMSCSNNFKQIGLAIHNYHSAFKLVPMQQGGTHGANGSWQAVGGNNQIYLSALVGLTPFMEQQALWEQISNPFVVREGGTPGAIFQAMGPWPGRTLSANTDAAGGFYDPWMTDIPSLRCPSDPGVGLPAQGRTNYGPCMGDSTDTTWGGYLRRGTYLQNTSGNPAYYERVRASQRGFFKLQRPYAFRDVLDGLSNTIAMGEIVTDLGDNDIRTTPANRGTQITRLNGATSCKQYIDPLRPQFWDLVNFSGRIVGTAEERRGFKWAYGTPLNQQVFTILPPNTELCTNGNSLTLITIASAGSRHQGGAHVLMGDGAVKFITDSIEAGSSNRGQVGMSSTTNDPLSVPGSASPFGLWGALGTAASQEVIDQEI from the coding sequence ATGGTAAACATCTCGAAGAAGCGTGGTTTCACGCTCGTTGAATTGCTGGTGGTCATCGCCATCATTGGCGTATTGGTTGGATTATTGCTGCCTGCTGTCCAGGCAGCACGCGAGGCAGCTCGACGAATGAGCTGTAGCAACAATTTTAAGCAAATCGGTTTAGCCATCCACAACTACCACTCGGCCTTCAAGCTAGTGCCGATGCAGCAGGGAGGTACTCACGGCGCGAACGGTTCATGGCAGGCCGTCGGCGGAAACAATCAAATTTATTTGTCAGCGTTGGTGGGTTTGACTCCCTTCATGGAGCAACAGGCGCTGTGGGAACAAATCAGTAACCCATTTGTTGTGAGAGAAGGTGGTACCCCCGGAGCGATCTTTCAAGCAATGGGCCCTTGGCCAGGGCGAACGCTGAGTGCAAATACCGACGCCGCCGGCGGTTTTTATGACCCCTGGATGACTGACATTCCATCCCTTCGCTGCCCGAGCGATCCGGGAGTTGGTTTGCCCGCTCAAGGCCGCACGAATTACGGGCCGTGCATGGGCGACTCCACGGATACCACGTGGGGTGGCTACCTCCGTCGGGGCACCTATCTGCAAAACACCAGTGGCAACCCTGCCTATTACGAACGCGTAAGAGCCTCTCAGCGTGGATTCTTTAAATTGCAGCGTCCTTACGCATTTCGTGATGTGCTTGATGGTTTGTCTAACACGATCGCGATGGGCGAGATCGTGACCGATTTGGGTGACAACGATATCCGTACGACTCCAGCAAATCGTGGTACACAGATCACAAGATTGAATGGAGCCACATCCTGCAAGCAATACATTGATCCATTACGTCCTCAGTTTTGGGACCTGGTAAACTTCAGTGGCCGTATCGTCGGAACTGCAGAGGAACGTCGCGGTTTCAAGTGGGCCTACGGCACACCTCTGAATCAACAGGTGTTCACGATATTGCCTCCCAATACGGAACTTTGCACTAATGGAAACTCTTTGACCTTGATCACTATCGCAAGTGCGGGGAGTCGTCACCAAGGTGGTGCACACGTCTTGATGGGCGATGGCGCCGTCAAGTTCATCACCGACTCGATCGAAGCTGGAAGCTCCAACCGTGGGCAAGTCGGCATGTCCAGCACAACCAACGATCCTCTTTCAGTGCCCGGCTCCGCAAGCCCGTTCGGTTTGTGGGGAGCTCTTGGTACTGCCGCATCCCAAGAAGTAATTGATCAGGAGATCTAG
- a CDS encoding bifunctional alpha/beta hydrolase/class I SAM-dependent methyltransferase, whose amino-acid sequence MRVTTESSFLASDGQEIFYRYWEPTSPSDRAVMLFHRGHEHSARWQDFVDTSGLDDCSFFAWDARGHGRTVGERGAADSFSRMVKDADEFAKHIEQKHKIPLKQMAVVGQSVGAVLAASWIHDYAAPVRSLVMATPAFRIKLYVPFAIPALRLWNHIRPGGFIKSYVRPGMLTHDADQAKAYADDPLVSPQIATNILLDLHDTSTRLVDDASAIHTPTLMFVSGKDYVVRQDVQHQFFDRLSSTDKQIEVLDYFFHSTFWEAGRGDVIRRSGDFIRERFDASAAELPSETAAKGSLAKYEQLKHPPSVISRAWFGLQSLSLGTVGRLSRGVQIGWRDGFDSGQSLDHVYRNRAEGTTPIGRLIDRGYLDSIGWKGIRQRKINMERLLDEAIAQQVERFGEITILDIAAGPGRYVLETLKRNESLPLRAILCDRDPGGIAEGSVIARELGLSDRVEFRQSDAFDPAKIREAVGDRSVHIAIVSGLYELFPDNEPVERSLAGVANVLIDGGRLLYTDQPWHPQQEMIARVLPNRDGDPWVMRCRSQAEMDALVREAGFGRDQMLVDRWGIFSVATAVKYE is encoded by the coding sequence ATGCGAGTCACAACTGAATCTTCCTTCTTGGCCAGCGATGGACAAGAAATTTTCTACCGCTACTGGGAACCCACTTCCCCTAGCGATCGGGCGGTGATGTTGTTCCATCGCGGGCACGAGCATTCGGCGCGATGGCAGGACTTTGTCGACACCAGTGGGCTGGACGACTGTTCGTTCTTTGCCTGGGACGCTCGTGGACACGGTCGGACCGTCGGCGAGCGTGGCGCGGCGGATAGTTTTTCGCGAATGGTGAAAGATGCGGATGAATTTGCGAAGCACATCGAGCAAAAACACAAGATTCCGCTGAAACAAATGGCGGTCGTCGGCCAAAGTGTCGGCGCGGTGCTGGCGGCGAGTTGGATCCACGACTATGCGGCTCCGGTGCGTTCCCTTGTTATGGCAACGCCTGCGTTTCGAATCAAGCTGTATGTGCCTTTTGCGATCCCCGCATTGAGACTTTGGAACCACATTCGGCCGGGCGGTTTCATCAAGAGCTACGTCCGCCCCGGGATGTTGACGCACGATGCCGACCAAGCCAAAGCGTACGCCGACGACCCGCTGGTTTCCCCTCAAATTGCGACTAACATTCTGTTGGACCTGCACGACACGTCGACTCGCTTGGTGGACGATGCCAGCGCTATCCACACGCCGACGCTGATGTTCGTATCGGGCAAAGACTATGTCGTTCGCCAGGACGTCCAGCATCAATTCTTTGACCGGTTGTCGTCGACGGACAAGCAGATCGAGGTGCTCGACTACTTTTTCCACAGCACGTTTTGGGAAGCCGGTCGCGGCGACGTGATTCGACGCAGTGGCGACTTCATTCGCGAACGTTTCGACGCGTCGGCCGCCGAATTGCCCAGCGAAACGGCGGCGAAGGGTTCGCTTGCCAAGTACGAACAACTGAAACATCCGCCATCGGTGATCAGCCGCGCGTGGTTCGGACTTCAAAGTCTTTCCCTGGGGACGGTCGGTCGGCTCAGTCGTGGAGTTCAAATCGGGTGGCGAGACGGCTTCGATTCGGGACAATCGCTCGATCACGTCTATCGCAACCGAGCCGAGGGCACAACGCCGATCGGCCGGCTGATCGACCGAGGATACCTCGACTCGATCGGTTGGAAGGGGATCCGCCAACGCAAGATCAACATGGAACGTTTGCTCGATGAAGCGATCGCACAGCAGGTCGAGCGGTTCGGCGAGATCACGATCCTAGATATCGCGGCGGGACCTGGCCGATACGTTTTAGAAACGCTCAAACGGAATGAGTCGTTACCCCTGCGAGCGATTCTTTGCGATCGTGACCCCGGTGGAATCGCTGAGGGAAGTGTGATCGCAAGAGAACTGGGCCTTTCCGATCGCGTCGAATTTCGGCAAAGCGATGCCTTCGATCCAGCGAAGATCCGCGAAGCGGTTGGCGATCGGTCGGTTCATATCGCGATCGTTTCGGGGCTGTACGAATTGTTCCCCGACAACGAACCCGTCGAGCGATCGTTAGCGGGTGTCGCCAATGTCCTGATCGATGGCGGGCGATTGCTGTACACAGATCAACCGTGGCATCCCCAACAGGAAATGATTGCCCGCGTCTTGCCCAATCGAGACGGCGATCCGTGGGTGATGCGATGCCGAAGCCAAGCGGAAATGGATGCGTTGGTCCGCGAGGCGGGTTTTGGTCGTGATCAAATGCTGGTCGATCGATGGGGAATCTTCAGCGTCGCCACGGCCGTGAAATATGAGTGA